In the genome of Meles meles chromosome 4, mMelMel3.1 paternal haplotype, whole genome shotgun sequence, one region contains:
- the LOC123940325 gene encoding OX-2 membrane glycoprotein-like isoform X2 has translation MGFPLHFILHLLMLPIWVQGSGSPHRINYKKNETAVFGENVTIFCNLTTPADIVQITWQKIQDSLPQNIGTYSSVYGEKILPPYTDRLHCEVIEPNSSFITIREVTFEDEACYKCLFNVFPHGSHGGQICLTIIALSGLKTELQSNLDSEDFLRFIYSAVGKPVPQISLFPSQVLINPPEEYLAQNPNGTVTITKMCNISLETVRSLGLQYLTVRMDHPLRNEEKIVPLSVKQECTSHSPYTWLRIVGLPILLLCILLIVIYLVWRKKKSENALETTPQLRQPDVESLINQVLPAHR, from the exons atggGCTTTCCACTCCATTTCATCCTCCATCTCCTCATGCTTCCCATCTGGGTACAAGGATCAG GTTCCCCACAcagaataaattacaaaaaaaatgaaacagctgTATTTGGAGAAAATGTGACCATCTTCTGCAATTTAACAACTCCAGCAGATATTGTGCAAATTACCTGGCAGAAGATTCAAGATTCTTTGCCACAAAATATTGGCACATATAGCAGTGTATATGGAGAAAAGATTCTTCCGCCGTACACAGATCGACTGCACTGTGAGGTCATCGAACCCAATTCCTCGTTCATAACTATCCGTGAAGTAACATTTGAAGATGAGGCTTGCTACAAATGTCTATTTAATGTATTCCCACATGGCAGCCATGGGGGACAAATCTGCCTTACCATTATAG CTCTATCTGGATTAAAAACTGAACTCCAGTCCAATCTTGACTCTGAagattttcttagatttatttactcagctgtgggaaaacctgtTCCTCAAATATCTCTTTTCCCATCACAAGTCTTGATTAATCCACCTGAGGAATACCTTGCTCAGAATCCAAATGGCACAGTGACTATCACTAAAATGTGCAACATCTCCTTGGAGACTGTGAGGTCCCTAGGCCTCCAATATCTGACTGTGCGCATGGATCATCCTCTAAGGAATGAAGAGAAGATTGTTCCTTTGTCAGTCAAACAGGAAT GTACTTCTCATTCTCCTTATACTTGGTTGCGTATAGTTGGCCTACCCATACTTCTGTTAtgtattttgttgattgttaTCTATCttgtttggagaaagaaaaa GTCAGAGAATGCTCTTGAAACCACACCCCAGCTGAGACAGCCTGATGTGGAATCTTTAATCAACCAGGTTCTTCCTGCACACAGGTAA
- the LOC123940325 gene encoding OX-2 membrane glycoprotein-like isoform X1 codes for MGFPLHFILHLLMLPIWVQGSGSPHRINYKKNETAVFGENVTIFCNLTTPADIVQITWQKIQDSLPQNIGTYSSVYGEKILPPYTDRLHCEVIEPNSSFITIREVTFEDEACYKCLFNVFPHGSHGGQICLTIIALSGLKTELQSNLDSEDFLRFIYSAVGKPVPQISLFPSQVLINPPEEYLAQNPNGTVTITKMCNISLETVRSLGLQYLTVRMDHPLRNEEKIVPLSVKQECTSHSPYTWLRIVGLPILLLCILLIVIYLVWRKKKSENALETTPQLRQPDVESLINQVLPAHRAKNSGTC; via the exons atggGCTTTCCACTCCATTTCATCCTCCATCTCCTCATGCTTCCCATCTGGGTACAAGGATCAG GTTCCCCACAcagaataaattacaaaaaaaatgaaacagctgTATTTGGAGAAAATGTGACCATCTTCTGCAATTTAACAACTCCAGCAGATATTGTGCAAATTACCTGGCAGAAGATTCAAGATTCTTTGCCACAAAATATTGGCACATATAGCAGTGTATATGGAGAAAAGATTCTTCCGCCGTACACAGATCGACTGCACTGTGAGGTCATCGAACCCAATTCCTCGTTCATAACTATCCGTGAAGTAACATTTGAAGATGAGGCTTGCTACAAATGTCTATTTAATGTATTCCCACATGGCAGCCATGGGGGACAAATCTGCCTTACCATTATAG CTCTATCTGGATTAAAAACTGAACTCCAGTCCAATCTTGACTCTGAagattttcttagatttatttactcagctgtgggaaaacctgtTCCTCAAATATCTCTTTTCCCATCACAAGTCTTGATTAATCCACCTGAGGAATACCTTGCTCAGAATCCAAATGGCACAGTGACTATCACTAAAATGTGCAACATCTCCTTGGAGACTGTGAGGTCCCTAGGCCTCCAATATCTGACTGTGCGCATGGATCATCCTCTAAGGAATGAAGAGAAGATTGTTCCTTTGTCAGTCAAACAGGAAT GTACTTCTCATTCTCCTTATACTTGGTTGCGTATAGTTGGCCTACCCATACTTCTGTTAtgtattttgttgattgttaTCTATCttgtttggagaaagaaaaa GTCAGAGAATGCTCTTGAAACCACACCCCAGCTGAGACAGCCTGATGTGGAATCTTTAATCAACCAGGTTCTTCCTGCACACAG